In the genome of Myxococcus stipitatus, one region contains:
- a CDS encoding family 2B encapsulin nanocompartment shell protein, whose translation MANSMKPDNTAEHSQLSLGTAAARQLATTTKSVPQMQGISSRWLIKLLPWVQVSGGVYRVNRRLTYSVGDGRVTFSTTGAKVQVIPQELCELPLLRGFDDVEVLQALANRFEQKEYKAGAVITEKGKEADSIVLIAHGKVNQIGAGKYGDETVLGVLADGDHYSYQALLESQDYWQFTAKAVTPCTVLVLQQSAFEAVVDQSPSLKKHIEQFKARSKKKQDTSGQAAIELASGHSGEPTLPGTYVDYETSPREYELSVAQTVLQVHSRVADLFNEPMNQTEQQLRLTVEALKERKEHELINNRDFGLLHNADLKQRIHTRSGPPTPDDMDELLSTVWKDPSFFLAHPRAIAAFGQECNRRGIYPTSVELNGNMVPAWRGIPIFPCNKIPVSDSRTSSILLMRAGEKNQGVVGLHQAGIPDEIEPSLSVRFMGINEKAIINYLVSAYFSAAVLVPDALGILESVELGRSE comes from the coding sequence ATGGCGAACTCGATGAAGCCTGACAACACGGCGGAGCACTCTCAGTTGAGCCTTGGTACGGCGGCGGCGCGCCAGCTGGCGACGACGACCAAGTCCGTGCCGCAGATGCAGGGCATCTCCTCGCGGTGGCTCATCAAGCTGCTGCCGTGGGTGCAGGTCTCCGGCGGCGTGTACCGCGTCAACCGTCGGCTCACGTACTCGGTGGGAGATGGCCGGGTGACGTTCTCCACCACGGGCGCCAAGGTCCAGGTCATCCCGCAGGAGCTGTGTGAGCTGCCGCTCCTGCGCGGGTTCGACGACGTCGAGGTCCTCCAGGCCCTGGCGAACCGCTTCGAGCAGAAGGAGTACAAGGCGGGCGCCGTCATCACCGAGAAGGGCAAGGAGGCCGACAGCATCGTCCTCATCGCCCACGGCAAGGTGAACCAGATTGGCGCCGGCAAGTACGGCGACGAGACGGTGCTGGGCGTGCTCGCCGACGGCGACCACTACAGCTACCAGGCGCTGCTGGAGTCGCAGGACTACTGGCAGTTCACGGCCAAGGCCGTCACGCCCTGCACGGTGCTGGTGCTCCAGCAGAGCGCGTTCGAGGCGGTGGTGGACCAGTCGCCCTCGCTCAAGAAGCACATCGAGCAGTTCAAGGCGCGCTCGAAGAAGAAGCAGGACACCTCCGGCCAGGCCGCCATCGAGCTGGCGTCGGGCCACTCCGGTGAGCCGACGCTGCCCGGCACGTACGTGGACTACGAGACGTCCCCGCGCGAGTACGAACTGAGCGTGGCGCAGACGGTGCTCCAGGTCCACAGCCGCGTCGCGGACCTGTTCAACGAGCCCATGAACCAGACGGAGCAGCAGCTGCGTCTGACGGTGGAGGCGCTCAAGGAGCGCAAGGAGCACGAGCTCATCAACAACCGCGACTTCGGCCTGCTGCACAACGCGGACCTGAAGCAGCGCATCCACACGCGCTCGGGCCCGCCGACGCCGGATGACATGGACGAGCTGCTCTCCACCGTGTGGAAGGACCCGTCCTTCTTCCTGGCCCACCCGCGCGCCATCGCCGCGTTCGGCCAGGAGTGCAACCGCCGGGGCATCTACCCCACCAGCGTGGAGCTCAACGGCAACATGGTGCCCGCCTGGCGCGGCATCCCCATCTTCCCCTGCAACAAGATTCCCGTCTCCGACTCGCGCACAAGCTCCATCCTCCTGATGCGCGCAGGGGAGAAGAACCAGGGCGTCGTCGGTCTGCACCAGGCCGGCATCCCCGACGAAATCGAGCCCAGCCTCTCCGTGCGCTTCATGGGCATCAACGAGAAGGCCATCATCAACTACCTGGTCAGCGCCTACTTCTCCGCCGCCGTCCTCGTGCCGGACGCGCTCGGCATCCTGGAGAGCGTGGAGCTGGGCCGCTCGGAGTAA
- the bshB1 gene encoding bacillithiol biosynthesis deacetylase BshB1 — translation MSGAPGGTAYGLEALAFGPHPDDVELFCGGLLAKLASQGHRTGIIDLSRGEKSSRGTLETRAEETQAASKVLGLTVRENLELPDGWLNPWAGFEAPEPERTRHAAVARVVEVLRRLRPELVIVPWEEERHPDHEAASALVTRALFFAGVRKFETEPPGAPFTPRQVLYYPLRHLAAPSFVVDVTSVYATKTAAVHCYASQVLPRPGAPATLVGSALSLSSLEARDRFYGAQVGVAHGEPYIVREMLGLVDPVEHFRRNSFEKPLFFPQSR, via the coding sequence ATGAGTGGAGCTCCAGGTGGCACGGCCTACGGGCTGGAGGCGCTGGCCTTTGGCCCGCACCCGGACGACGTGGAGCTGTTCTGCGGCGGGCTGCTGGCGAAGCTCGCGAGCCAGGGCCACCGCACCGGCATCATCGACCTGTCCCGAGGCGAGAAGAGCTCCCGGGGCACGCTGGAGACCCGCGCGGAGGAGACCCAGGCCGCCTCGAAGGTGCTGGGCCTGACGGTGCGGGAGAACCTCGAGCTGCCGGATGGCTGGCTCAACCCGTGGGCTGGCTTCGAGGCCCCCGAGCCCGAGCGCACCCGCCATGCCGCGGTGGCGCGGGTGGTGGAGGTGCTGCGCCGGCTGCGGCCGGAGCTGGTCATCGTCCCGTGGGAAGAGGAGCGCCATCCGGACCACGAGGCCGCGAGCGCGCTCGTCACCCGCGCGCTGTTCTTCGCGGGCGTGCGCAAATTCGAGACCGAGCCGCCCGGCGCGCCCTTCACCCCTCGCCAGGTGCTCTACTACCCGCTGCGGCACCTCGCCGCGCCCAGCTTCGTCGTGGACGTGACGTCCGTGTACGCGACGAAGACGGCGGCGGTGCACTGCTACGCGAGCCAGGTGCTGCCGCGTCCCGGGGCGCCCGCCACCCTGGTGGGCTCCGCGCTGTCGCTCTCCTCGCTGGAGGCACGCGACAGGTTCTATGGCGCCCAGGTGGGTGTGGCCCATGGAGAGCCGTACATCGTCCGGGAGATGCTGGGGCTCGTCGACCCGGTGGAGCACTTCCGCCGGAATAGCTTCGAGAAGCCCCTGTTCTTCCCTCAAAGCCGATGA
- a CDS encoding PIG-L family deacetylase, with amino-acid sequence MSVGIGTPALAQAPRQPHAGEIAAGLRRLGVTGSVLYVAAHPDDENTRFLAWLVGERGLRAGYLSLTRGDGGQNLIGTEQDEMLGLIRTYELLAARRVDGAEQLFTRARDFGYTKSADEALRIWGHDAVLADVVLAIRRFQPDLIVTRFDTKPPNHGHHTASALLAAEAFKAAADPKRFPEQLDLVKPWKADRLLNNVPIWNRKPDADMSAYLKVDVGGYDALLGRSWGEVSAESRSQHKSQGFGVPAERGPQLEYFTPLDGTRPKADVFEGLDLTWSRWKGTEAVARAVDEAVKGFDARVPSRSVPALLRVHEALSALPDDHPWKALKLRETEALVAACAGLFLEARASEPVGVPGSQVKLNLFALNRSPAALKLVSVSLPGGERVQVDAALAEHAPLKLDKQVRLPENAAITTPYWLRKPVSGGMFALDEADRALTGLPEGPSALTVSFVYEASGRRITVTRPVVFVWTDPVRGELYRAFDVVPAVTATLERDRVMFPNGATQVVPVVLGAGRAEASGKVRLELPPGWKSEPVDHAFQLAARGDERTVQFKVTPPKGATEKGRLRVVVDHGGRLESWKVRTVAHEHLPPLAVRQASEATLVPFALTTKVKRLGYIPGPGDKVAESLAAVGYEVTVLPDERLASEKLERFDAILVGVRAFNANPHIAVHREKLLGYVKGGGRLVVQYNTNSRVGPLESFVGPYPLEIGRDRVTDETAVMTPVSASEPLLLAPNRLTPADFEGWVQERGLYFASKWNEQYRPVFAMNDAGEEPQRGSLLVARHGKGVFVYTGLAFFRQLPAGVPGAYRLLANILAQ; translated from the coding sequence ATGAGCGTTGGAATCGGGACCCCAGCTCTCGCACAAGCACCTCGACAACCTCACGCGGGAGAAATCGCCGCGGGTCTGCGACGGCTCGGCGTGACGGGCAGCGTGCTCTACGTCGCGGCTCACCCGGACGATGAGAACACGCGCTTTCTCGCCTGGCTGGTGGGAGAGCGCGGCCTGCGCGCGGGCTACCTCTCCCTCACGCGGGGCGATGGAGGACAGAACCTCATCGGCACCGAGCAGGATGAGATGCTGGGCCTCATCCGCACGTACGAGCTGCTCGCGGCCCGCCGCGTGGATGGCGCCGAGCAGCTCTTCACGCGCGCGCGGGACTTCGGCTACACGAAGTCCGCCGACGAGGCGCTGCGCATCTGGGGACACGACGCGGTGCTGGCGGACGTGGTGCTGGCCATCCGCCGCTTCCAGCCGGACCTCATCGTCACGCGCTTCGACACGAAGCCGCCGAACCACGGCCACCACACCGCGTCCGCGCTGCTCGCCGCCGAGGCCTTCAAGGCCGCCGCGGACCCGAAGCGCTTCCCGGAGCAGCTCGACCTGGTGAAGCCGTGGAAGGCGGACCGGCTGCTGAACAACGTCCCCATCTGGAACCGGAAGCCCGACGCGGACATGTCCGCCTATCTCAAGGTGGACGTGGGCGGCTACGACGCGCTCCTGGGCCGCTCGTGGGGCGAGGTGTCCGCGGAGAGCCGCAGCCAGCACAAGAGCCAGGGCTTCGGTGTCCCGGCGGAGCGCGGCCCGCAGCTCGAGTACTTCACGCCGCTCGACGGCACGCGCCCCAAGGCCGATGTGTTCGAGGGCCTGGACCTGACCTGGAGCCGGTGGAAGGGCACGGAGGCGGTGGCCCGCGCGGTGGATGAGGCGGTGAAGGGCTTCGATGCGCGCGTGCCGTCCCGCTCGGTGCCCGCGCTGCTGCGTGTGCACGAGGCGCTGTCCGCGCTGCCCGACGACCACCCGTGGAAGGCCCTCAAGCTGCGCGAGACGGAGGCGCTGGTGGCCGCGTGCGCGGGCCTGTTCCTGGAGGCGCGTGCGTCGGAGCCCGTGGGGGTGCCGGGCTCCCAGGTGAAGCTGAACCTGTTCGCGCTGAACCGCTCGCCCGCGGCGCTCAAGCTGGTGAGCGTGTCGCTGCCGGGGGGCGAGCGCGTGCAGGTGGACGCGGCGCTCGCGGAGCATGCGCCCCTCAAGTTGGACAAGCAGGTGCGGCTGCCGGAGAACGCGGCCATCACCACGCCGTACTGGCTGCGCAAGCCGGTGTCCGGCGGGATGTTCGCGCTGGACGAGGCGGACCGCGCGCTGACGGGGCTTCCGGAAGGGCCCTCCGCGCTGACGGTGTCGTTCGTCTATGAGGCCTCCGGTCGGCGCATCACCGTGACGCGCCCGGTGGTCTTCGTGTGGACGGACCCGGTGCGAGGCGAGCTCTACCGCGCCTTCGACGTGGTGCCCGCCGTCACCGCGACGCTGGAGCGCGACCGGGTGATGTTCCCCAATGGCGCGACGCAGGTCGTTCCGGTGGTCCTGGGCGCGGGGCGCGCGGAGGCCAGCGGGAAGGTGCGCCTGGAGCTGCCTCCGGGGTGGAAGTCCGAGCCGGTGGACCACGCCTTCCAGCTCGCCGCGCGCGGCGACGAGCGGACCGTCCAGTTCAAGGTGACGCCGCCCAAGGGCGCGACGGAGAAGGGGCGCCTGCGCGTCGTCGTGGACCACGGAGGCCGCCTGGAGTCATGGAAGGTGCGCACGGTGGCGCACGAGCACCTGCCGCCGCTCGCGGTGCGACAGGCCTCCGAGGCGACGCTGGTTCCCTTCGCGCTGACGACGAAGGTGAAGCGCCTGGGCTACATCCCGGGGCCCGGGGACAAGGTGGCCGAGAGCCTGGCCGCGGTGGGGTACGAGGTGACGGTGCTCCCGGATGAGCGGCTGGCCTCGGAGAAGCTGGAGCGCTTCGACGCCATCCTCGTGGGGGTGCGCGCCTTCAACGCGAACCCGCACATCGCGGTGCATCGGGAGAAGCTGCTGGGCTACGTGAAGGGCGGCGGACGGCTGGTGGTGCAGTACAACACCAACAGCCGCGTGGGGCCGCTGGAGTCCTTCGTGGGCCCGTATCCGCTGGAGATTGGCCGGGACCGCGTGACGGACGAGACGGCGGTGATGACGCCCGTGTCCGCCAGCGAGCCGCTCCTGCTGGCGCCCAACCGGCTGACGCCCGCGGACTTCGAGGGCTGGGTCCAGGAGCGCGGGCTCTACTTCGCCTCGAAGTGGAATGAGCAGTACCGCCCGGTGTTCGCGATGAACGACGCCGGTGAGGAGCCGCAGCGGGGCTCCCTGCTGGTCGCGCGTCATGGCAAGGGCGTGTTCGTCTACACGGGCCTTGCGTTCTTCCGTCAGCTCCCCGCCGGAGTCCCCGGCGCGTACCGCCTCCTGGCGAACATCCTCGCGCAATGA
- a CDS encoding family 2B encapsulin nanocompartment shell protein, translating to MTNPNNPGGGGMELQPTSLSTAGARQLATTTKSLPQMQGITPRWLLRMLPWVQVSGGVYRVNRRLSYAAGDDRLNFSNIGAKVEVPPQELAKLPLLRGFEGDDSVFRALATRFVQKEFKAGDTIVAAGTPAEHVVLMAHGKAKKLGQGKYGDELTLDVLGDGDHFGDQAVVESNDRWAFTVKATTPCTVLMLPQQVFEDLIKQSSALQAHVESFKERLKKPQDKMGQAAIPMAAGHSGEPTLFGGFVDYELAPREYELSIAQTILRVHTRVADLYNGPMNQTEQQLRLTIEALKEQQEYELINNRDFGLLHNADLKQRLHTRSGPPTPDDLDELLSRRRKSRFFLAHPRTIAAFGRECTRRGLYPAVVEVQGSKVMSWRGVPILPCDKIPITEQRTSSIIVMRTGEADQGVIGLHRTGLQDEVEPGVSVRFTGINEKAISSYLVSTYFSAALLVPDALGVLENVELGV from the coding sequence ATGACGAATCCCAACAATCCAGGTGGTGGCGGAATGGAGCTGCAGCCGACGAGCTTGAGCACGGCGGGCGCCCGGCAGCTGGCGACGACGACCAAGTCGCTGCCGCAGATGCAGGGCATCACGCCTCGGTGGCTGCTGCGCATGCTGCCGTGGGTGCAGGTGTCCGGCGGCGTGTATCGCGTCAACCGCCGTCTGAGCTACGCGGCCGGCGACGACCGCCTCAACTTCAGCAACATCGGCGCCAAGGTGGAGGTGCCGCCCCAGGAGCTCGCGAAGCTGCCGCTCCTGCGCGGCTTCGAGGGCGACGACTCGGTGTTCCGCGCCCTGGCGACCCGCTTCGTGCAGAAGGAGTTCAAGGCGGGCGACACCATCGTCGCCGCGGGGACTCCCGCCGAGCACGTGGTGCTGATGGCCCACGGCAAGGCGAAGAAGCTGGGCCAGGGCAAGTACGGCGACGAGCTGACGCTGGACGTGCTGGGTGACGGCGACCACTTCGGCGACCAGGCCGTGGTGGAGTCGAACGACCGCTGGGCCTTCACGGTCAAGGCGACCACGCCTTGCACGGTGCTGATGCTGCCGCAGCAGGTGTTCGAGGACCTCATCAAGCAGTCCTCGGCGCTCCAGGCGCATGTGGAGTCGTTCAAGGAGCGCCTGAAGAAGCCGCAGGACAAGATGGGCCAGGCGGCGATTCCGATGGCGGCGGGTCACTCCGGCGAGCCGACGCTGTTCGGCGGGTTCGTGGACTACGAGCTGGCGCCGCGCGAGTACGAGCTGAGCATCGCGCAGACGATTCTGCGGGTGCACACGCGCGTCGCGGACCTCTACAACGGCCCCATGAACCAGACGGAGCAGCAGCTCCGGCTGACCATTGAAGCGCTGAAGGAGCAGCAGGAGTACGAGCTCATCAACAACCGCGACTTCGGCCTGCTGCACAACGCGGACCTGAAGCAGCGGCTCCACACGCGCTCCGGGCCGCCGACGCCGGACGACCTGGATGAGCTGTTGAGCCGTCGCCGCAAGTCGCGCTTCTTCCTGGCGCACCCGCGCACCATCGCGGCGTTCGGCCGGGAGTGCACGCGCCGGGGGCTGTACCCGGCGGTGGTGGAGGTGCAGGGCAGCAAGGTCATGTCCTGGCGCGGCGTGCCCATCCTGCCGTGCGACAAGATTCCCATCACCGAGCAGCGCACCAGCTCCATCATCGTGATGCGCACGGGCGAGGCGGACCAGGGCGTCATCGGTCTGCACCGCACGGGGCTCCAGGACGAGGTCGAGCCGGGCGTGTCCGTGCGGTTCACGGGCATCAACGAGAAGGCCATCTCGTCCTATCTCGTGAGCACCTACTTCTCCGCGGCGCTCCTGGTTCCGGACGCGCTGGGTGTGCTCGAGAACGTCGAGCTCGGCGTTTGA
- the bshC gene encoding bacillithiol biosynthesis cysteine-adding enzyme BshC translates to MTPSFPTAWLKGDPRALAFLPDRFRHRAARAEAAAAAGARSIPPALLDIIAAQNARLAPSPARLRHLEELSRPGTIAVVTGQQMGLFLGPLYTLYKAAAAIADAKALREETGRPCVPIFWLQTEDHDLPEVDHCFVASPRGACCRVSLDIADAAASRSPVAHQRLGPGVTQALEVLRAELSAEPRAAEHLALLEQAYRPDATLAEAFTQVLASLFADEGLVFIDPRDARIAPFAAPIHRLALQDAEALSGKLSRHVDALTQAGFSVQVHIRPGSPLSFYSPDGLDGARYRLDPAGPGTWSLVGHPAGARVTTDELLRALEHEPLRFTTSALLRPLLQDTLLPTAAYVGGPGEISYFAQLPPLYEHAGRPMPLVVPRARFRVVDDRARRLLNKLDLTPDEVNEPREALLARLATRNEAEPFESAGMLEARLFRTFLAELEPLGEAMLKLDPQLLDALKRTRGTVRTALSRLVGRYGRALALRDTVASERLDRLRALLVPEGAPQERIHGMSYYACRFGTREFTRKVLDACVPFSGDLQDLTP, encoded by the coding sequence GTGACGCCCTCCTTTCCCACCGCGTGGCTCAAGGGAGACCCACGCGCGCTCGCCTTCCTGCCCGACCGCTTCCGTCACCGCGCCGCCCGCGCGGAGGCCGCAGCGGCCGCTGGCGCTCGCTCCATCCCACCCGCGCTGCTCGACATCATCGCGGCCCAGAACGCGAGGCTCGCCCCGAGTCCCGCACGGCTGCGACACCTCGAGGAGCTCTCCCGTCCGGGCACCATCGCCGTCGTCACGGGTCAACAGATGGGCCTGTTCCTCGGGCCCCTCTACACGCTCTACAAAGCCGCGGCCGCCATCGCTGACGCGAAGGCACTTCGGGAAGAAACCGGCCGGCCCTGTGTTCCCATTTTCTGGCTTCAAACCGAGGACCACGACCTGCCGGAAGTGGACCACTGTTTCGTCGCCAGCCCGAGAGGTGCCTGTTGTCGCGTGTCCCTGGACATCGCCGACGCGGCCGCCTCGCGTTCGCCCGTTGCCCATCAGCGACTGGGCCCGGGCGTCACGCAAGCCCTGGAGGTCCTGCGCGCGGAGCTGAGCGCGGAGCCCCGGGCCGCCGAGCACCTGGCGCTGCTCGAGCAGGCGTACCGGCCCGATGCGACGCTCGCGGAGGCCTTCACCCAGGTCCTCGCCTCCCTCTTCGCCGACGAGGGCCTGGTGTTCATCGACCCGAGGGACGCGCGCATCGCGCCCTTCGCCGCGCCCATCCATCGCCTCGCCCTCCAGGATGCGGAGGCCCTCTCCGGCAAGCTCTCCCGCCACGTGGACGCGCTGACGCAAGCGGGCTTCTCCGTGCAGGTCCACATCCGCCCGGGCTCGCCGCTGAGCTTCTACTCACCGGACGGACTCGACGGCGCGCGCTACCGGCTGGACCCCGCGGGCCCTGGGACGTGGAGCCTGGTGGGGCATCCCGCGGGCGCCAGGGTGACGACGGACGAGCTGCTGCGCGCGCTGGAGCACGAGCCGCTGCGCTTCACCACCTCCGCGCTCCTCCGGCCGCTGCTCCAGGACACGCTCTTGCCCACGGCCGCGTATGTCGGGGGCCCCGGAGAGATTTCGTACTTCGCGCAGCTGCCGCCCCTCTATGAGCACGCGGGCCGGCCCATGCCGCTCGTGGTCCCCCGCGCGCGCTTCCGCGTGGTGGATGACCGGGCGCGCAGGCTCTTGAACAAGCTGGACCTCACGCCCGACGAGGTCAACGAGCCCCGCGAGGCGCTGCTCGCGCGGCTGGCCACGCGCAACGAGGCGGAGCCCTTCGAGTCCGCGGGCATGCTGGAGGCGCGCCTGTTCAGGACGTTCCTCGCGGAGCTGGAGCCGCTGGGCGAGGCGATGCTCAAGCTCGACCCGCAGCTGCTGGATGCCCTCAAGCGCACGCGCGGCACCGTGCGCACCGCCCTCTCGCGGCTCGTGGGGCGCTATGGCCGGGCGCTCGCGCTGCGCGACACCGTCGCCTCCGAGCGGCTGGACCGGCTGCGCGCGCTCCTCGTTCCGGAGGGCGCGCCGCAAGAGCGCATCCACGGCATGTCCTATTACGCCTGCCGCTTCGGCACGCGGGAGTTCACGCGCAAGGTGCTCGACGCCTGTGTCCCCTTCTCCGGGGACCTCCAGGACCTGACGCCATGA
- a CDS encoding sodium:solute symporter, with amino-acid sequence MTLLDWLVLVGTTALIVGWGIWKSRGTKSTEDYLRGKRVLKWHTIGLTVMATQASAITFLSVPGQAYEDGMRFVQFYFGLPFAMILISAVFVPIYYKLNVITAYQYLEARFDLKTRLLGAFLFLVQRGMAAGITIYAPSIILSTILGWPLEPTVVAMGVVVILYTVLGGASAVSQTQKQQMVVMMGGMVVAALVIIWRLPSHVSFGDAVDVAGAFGRMNVVSFDFNVQDRYNFWSGITGGFFLALSYFGTDQSQVGRYLSGSSISESRLGLLFNGVLKLPMQFIILFVGILVFVFYQFSTPPLLFNESLRERVKVTQQAGEYAALEAKWEQVQSSKREQLERYLAAGDAGDVAAQAGVRESLRASASEASAIRKDAKALVTKALPGVETKDSDYIFIGFVKRWLPSGLFGLLIAVILAAAMSSIASELTALGATTTVDFYRRLVRPEASDTHVLKASKLFTVFWGLVAVGFASFASLLDNLIQAVNILGSIFYGTVLGLFLVAFFLKHVKGHAVFTAAVISQSTVIALFMLSSIGYLWYNVIGCALVVVLSLVAQAVMPREVDVAPAAGT; translated from the coding sequence GTGACGCTGCTCGACTGGTTGGTGCTTGTCGGAACGACCGCGCTCATCGTGGGCTGGGGGATATGGAAGTCCCGCGGCACGAAGAGCACGGAGGACTACCTCCGGGGCAAGCGCGTGCTGAAGTGGCACACCATCGGGCTGACGGTGATGGCGACGCAGGCGAGCGCCATCACCTTCCTCTCGGTGCCGGGGCAGGCGTACGAAGACGGAATGCGCTTCGTGCAGTTCTACTTCGGACTGCCGTTCGCGATGATTCTCATCAGCGCCGTCTTCGTTCCCATCTACTACAAGCTGAACGTCATCACGGCCTACCAGTACCTGGAGGCGCGCTTCGACTTGAAGACGCGGCTGCTGGGCGCTTTCTTGTTCCTGGTGCAGCGAGGCATGGCCGCGGGCATCACCATCTACGCGCCGTCCATCATCCTCTCGACCATCCTGGGGTGGCCGTTGGAGCCCACGGTGGTGGCCATGGGGGTGGTGGTCATCCTCTACACGGTGCTGGGCGGGGCCAGCGCCGTGAGCCAGACGCAGAAGCAGCAGATGGTGGTGATGATGGGCGGCATGGTGGTGGCCGCGCTGGTCATCATCTGGCGGCTGCCTTCGCACGTGTCGTTCGGCGACGCGGTGGATGTCGCGGGGGCGTTTGGCCGGATGAACGTGGTGAGCTTCGACTTCAACGTACAGGACCGCTACAACTTCTGGTCGGGCATCACCGGGGGCTTCTTCCTGGCGCTCTCGTACTTCGGAACGGACCAGTCGCAGGTGGGGCGCTACCTGTCGGGGAGCTCCATCTCCGAGAGCCGGTTGGGGTTGCTGTTCAATGGCGTGCTCAAGCTGCCGATGCAGTTCATCATCCTCTTCGTCGGCATCCTCGTCTTCGTCTTCTATCAGTTCAGCACGCCGCCCCTGCTCTTCAACGAGTCGCTGCGTGAGCGCGTGAAGGTCACTCAGCAGGCGGGGGAGTACGCGGCGCTGGAGGCGAAGTGGGAGCAGGTTCAGTCCAGCAAGCGGGAGCAACTGGAGCGCTATCTCGCGGCGGGAGACGCGGGGGATGTCGCGGCGCAGGCGGGAGTGCGGGAGTCGCTGCGCGCGAGCGCGAGCGAGGCGAGTGCGATTCGCAAGGACGCCAAGGCGCTGGTGACGAAGGCGCTGCCCGGGGTGGAGACGAAGGACTCGGACTACATCTTCATCGGCTTCGTGAAGCGCTGGTTGCCCAGCGGACTGTTCGGGTTGCTCATCGCGGTCATCCTGGCGGCGGCGATGAGCTCCATCGCGAGCGAGTTGACCGCGCTGGGGGCGACGACGACGGTGGACTTCTACCGACGACTGGTGCGCCCGGAGGCGTCGGACACGCATGTGCTGAAGGCCTCGAAGTTGTTCACGGTGTTCTGGGGGCTGGTGGCCGTGGGCTTCGCGAGCTTCGCGTCGCTCCTGGACAACCTCATCCAGGCGGTGAACATCCTGGGGTCCATCTTCTACGGGACGGTGCTGGGGCTCTTCCTGGTGGCGTTCTTCCTCAAGCACGTGAAGGGGCACGCCGTGTTCACCGCGGCGGTCATCTCCCAGTCCACGGTGATTGCGCTCTTCATGCTCAGCAGCATCGGCTACCTCTGGTACAACGTGATTGGTTGTGCGCTGGTGGTGGTGCTGAGTCTGGTGGCCCAGGCCGTGATGCCGCGTGAGGTGGACGTGGCTCCGGCGGCGGGGACGTAG
- the bshA gene encoding N-acetyl-alpha-D-glucosaminyl L-malate synthase BshA: MSPPLRVAITCFPTFGGSGMVATGVGLAMAERGHRVHFIARELPVRLDTLPRGVTFHEVTESDYPVLQHSGAYPIALASKMIEVATAEQLDVLHVHYAVPHATAAWMAREVLGDKAPRIVTTLHGTDTTLVGIHPSYLPMTRFSILRSDAVTTPSAFLRDATWSGFNIPNSVPIDVIANFVDTEHYAPGRERAALKALFPDLGDHEPVLIHVSNLRPVKRITDVVGVFAEVHRQLPCRLVMVGDGPERAPAERMLRELGLSHRVAFPGKQHHFVKLLASADVFLLPSEQESFGLAALEALSCGVPVVASDVGGIPEVVRHGETGFLAPLGDVRAMAGHVLGLLKDPARWRAVSLRARADVVERFRKEPAIDQYESLYRRLVSGAPRR, translated from the coding sequence ATGAGCCCTCCCCTCCGCGTCGCCATCACCTGCTTTCCAACCTTTGGCGGCAGCGGCATGGTCGCCACCGGCGTCGGCCTGGCCATGGCCGAGCGTGGACACCGCGTCCACTTCATCGCCCGGGAGCTCCCGGTGCGGCTGGACACCTTGCCTCGGGGCGTGACGTTCCACGAGGTGACGGAGAGCGACTACCCGGTGCTCCAGCACTCGGGCGCGTATCCCATCGCGCTGGCCTCCAAGATGATTGAGGTCGCCACGGCCGAGCAGCTCGACGTGCTGCACGTGCACTACGCGGTGCCTCACGCCACCGCGGCGTGGATGGCGCGCGAGGTGCTGGGAGACAAGGCGCCGCGCATCGTCACCACGCTGCACGGGACGGACACGACGCTGGTGGGCATCCACCCCAGCTACCTGCCCATGACGCGCTTCTCCATCCTGCGCAGCGACGCGGTGACGACGCCGTCCGCGTTCCTCCGCGACGCGACGTGGAGCGGCTTCAACATCCCCAACAGCGTCCCCATCGACGTCATCGCCAACTTCGTGGACACGGAGCACTACGCCCCCGGGCGCGAGCGCGCGGCGCTGAAGGCCCTCTTCCCGGACCTGGGAGACCACGAGCCCGTCCTCATCCACGTCTCCAACCTCCGGCCCGTCAAGCGCATCACGGATGTCGTGGGCGTCTTCGCGGAGGTGCACCGCCAGCTGCCCTGCCGGCTGGTGATGGTGGGGGATGGCCCGGAGCGCGCGCCCGCGGAGCGGATGCTGCGCGAGCTGGGGCTGTCCCACCGCGTGGCCTTCCCGGGCAAGCAGCACCACTTCGTGAAGCTGCTCGCGTCGGCGGACGTGTTCCTGCTCCCCAGCGAACAGGAGAGCTTCGGGCTCGCGGCGCTGGAGGCGCTCAGCTGCGGCGTGCCCGTGGTGGCCAGCGACGTGGGCGGCATTCCCGAGGTGGTGCGCCACGGGGAGACGGGCTTCCTCGCTCCGCTGGGGGACGTGCGCGCCATGGCGGGGCACGTGCTGGGTCTGTTGAAGGACCCGGCGAGGTGGCGGGCCGTCTCCCTCCGAGCGCGTGCCGACGTCGTCGAGCGCTTCAGGAAGGAGCCGGCCATCGACCAGTACGAGTCGCTCTACCGGCGGCTCGTGAGCGGAGCCCCTCGCCGCTGA